The DNA segment GGTGCTCATGCGGCTTCCTCTGTCCGGGTACGGGTGACGGCGGCGCCATGGGTGCGGGCGAGGTCAGTGGTCAGGCCGACGAGGCGGTCGAGGACGCCGGGGGCGAGATGGTGGCCCATGCCGGTGATCTCCACGTGCCGGGCGCCGGGCACGGCGGCGGCGGTGGCGCGGCCGCCGCTCGGATGCACCATGGGGTCCCGGGTGCCGTGGACGACCACGGTGGGGGCGGTGATCCGGCGCAGTTCGGCGGTGCGGTCGCCGGACGCCTGGATGGCGCCGATCTGGCGGGCGACGCCCTCGGCGTCCCGGCCGCGTTCCCACACCGCGCCGGCCCAGGCCCGCTCCCGCGCCTCGTCGGGCGGGAAGACGCGGGAGCCGATGTGGGCGAGCAGGGCCAGGTGCCGGGTCACCGATTCCTCGGGGGTCCTGGCGGGGCGCTTGGCCATGCGGACCAGGGTGGACAGCGCCGGCCGGCCCACCTTCCTGCTGCCGGTGGTGGAGAAGACGGAGGTCAGGGTGGCGACGCGGTGCGGGTGCCGGGCCGCGAGGGTCTGCGCGATCATGCCGCCCATCGACATGCCGACCAGGTGGACCCGTTCGATGCCGAGGTGGTCGAGGAGGTGGCGGGTGTCCTCGGCCATGTCGGCGAGGTCGTACGCGTCCGGGCGCGGCCGGGCCAGCGCCTGGCGCAGCAGCCCCGGCGGCGGGGTCGCCACGCGGGCGGAGCGGCCGATGTCGCGGTTGTCCGGCCGGACGACCCGGAAACCGCTGCCGGTGAAGGCGTCCACCATCGGCCGCGGCCAGGAGGTGAGGTCCAGGCCGAGCCCGGCGATCAGCAGCAGGGGCACACCGTCGGCGGGCCCGTCGACGCGGTAGCACAGGCGCAGGCCCGCCGGGGTGGTGAGGAAGCGGTCCTCGGTCTCGCTCGTCGGGCCGTCGCCGCCCGGTCCCTCCGTCCCGCTCACCGGGCCACCGCCCGGGGCTCGTCGGCGGTGACCCGGGTGAAGCGCAGTTCGGGATCGGTGACGCTGTCGGAGCGCAGCAGTGCGACGTCGTCGGCGTAGCCGGTGGAGGTCAGCCAGGGCATGCGGTCGCCCTGCCGGGGCAGCTGGTCGACGGCGCGCTGGATGTAGCCGGCCCCGAAGTCGAGGAAGGGCCGGGTCGGCATGGCGGGATCGGCCGGTTCGGGGCGGCAGATGTCGTAGCCGTGCGTGCTCATATGGGCCAGCAGGCGGCAGAAGTGCTCGCAGAGCAGGCCGACCTTCAGGGTCCAGGAGGAGTTGGTGTAGCCGATGGCGTAGGCGAGGTTGGGGACGCCGGAGAGCATCATGCCCTTGTAGGCGACGGTGTCGGGCAGGTGGACCGCGGTTCCGTCGACGGTGATCGGGATGCCGCCCAGCGCCTGCGCGTTCAGCCCGGTGGCCGTGACGATGATGTCGGCCTCGATCTCGCGGCCCGACCGCAGCAGGACGCCCCGCTCGGTGAAGGTGCTGATCCGGTCGGTCACGATCGAGGCGCTGCCGTTCCTGATGGCCTTGAAGAGGTCGCCGTCCGGGACCGCGCACAGCCGCTGGTCCCAGGGGTCGTACGGCGGGTTGAAGTGCTCGTCGACAGGGTAGCCCGCGGGCAGTTGCCGGGTGTTGACCCAGCGGATGATCCGGCGCGCCGCCTTCGGGTGCCGTTGGCAGAAGGACCAGACGGCGCGCTGCC comes from the Streptomyces sp. SUK 48 genome and includes:
- a CDS encoding alpha/beta fold hydrolase produces the protein MSGTEGPGGDGPTSETEDRFLTTPAGLRLCYRVDGPADGVPLLLIAGLGLDLTSWPRPMVDAFTGSGFRVVRPDNRDIGRSARVATPPPGLLRQALARPRPDAYDLADMAEDTRHLLDHLGIERVHLVGMSMGGMIAQTLAARHPHRVATLTSVFSTTGSRKVGRPALSTLVRMAKRPARTPEESVTRHLALLAHIGSRVFPPDEARERAWAGAVWERGRDAEGVARQIGAIQASGDRTAELRRITAPTVVVHGTRDPMVHPSGGRATAAAVPGARHVEITGMGHHLAPGVLDRLVGLTTDLARTHGAAVTRTRTEEAA